In Astyanax mexicanus isolate ESR-SI-001 chromosome 5, AstMex3_surface, whole genome shotgun sequence, a single window of DNA contains:
- the LOC103025322 gene encoding G-protein coupled receptor 22, with translation MMVSMETDGSITEGPGLPLLQASDGVGAGLPENDGAWLGFRATVGAVLLLELLLGVGGNLTVLVLYCGHCSLLESVSHAVTLSLHTLDLLLCLLCLPVTATLLLLDGASIPHHTLLCCLHESTATFASVGTALNLLLISLDRYDISVRPANRLLTPRRAAFLLTGVWVVSLTVPLLPFVEAGFVSGLTEGVAVHSNSTVLCLEWVGTLQVHLLLQVPMFLCSLSVMLFTYSRILQALRIRIGHPPRSQRDARRPAQRLWQRRKRSAKSPDHTTRTTPISPPPLSTGPLVVSDTITTVTMNTETNTPSMNTPLSPTPTISIVTTPLSPTPTIGLSLVSTPLSPSRSLPTITTPLNLNLNASTVTTPLHSSCNTAISTMTTSMNSNTPTTSSITSPVTPNPAISFTSTPLSPSSAISTITSPLSPNPTVSTIATPLSPTPTVSLATTPQSLPRVHNPPSVGVGASVSAILALRRAVRRHRDRRERQKRVFRMSVIIILSFLLCWAPLSITPLLLLAIGPSDWLERLRLCFLVLAYWTVVLHPLLYAFTRQKLRKVLHTRLRRLRTNTTHTLIRTNTRNRRKLRADCSDATDRCLTEATRE, from the coding sequence ATGATGGTTTCGATGGAGACGGATGGCAGCATCACTGAGGGTCCTGGACTCCCACTCTTACAGGCGAGTGACGGCGTGGGTGCAGGACTGCCGGAGAATGATGGGGCGTGGCTCGGCTTCCGGGCGACAGTAGGCGCCGTGTTGCTGCTGGAGTTGTTGTTGGGAGTGGGCGGGAATCTGACAGTGTTGGTGTTGTACTGCGGCCACTGCAGCCTTCTGGAATCGGTCAGCCATGCCGTCACACTCAGCCTGCACACGCTTGACCTGCTGCTCTGTCTCCTCTGCCTGCCCGTCACCGCCACACTCCTCCTGCTGGACGGGGCCTCCATCCCTCACCACACTCTGCTCTGCTGCCTCCACGAATCAACAGCCACCTTCGCCAGCGTGGGAACGGCGCTCAACCTGCTGCTCATCAGCCTCGACCGCTACGACATCAGTGTCCGACCTGCCAATCGCCTGCTTACACCTCGGAGGGCAGCCTTTCTGCTGACAGGAGTGTGGGTGGTATCTTTAACTGTGCCCCTCCTACCATTTGTGGAGGCGGGGTTTGTGTCTGGGTTGACAGAGGGAGTGGCTGTTCATTCTAACAGCACAGTGTTGTGCTTAGAATGGGTCGGCACTCTGCAGGTTCATCTTCTTCTGCAGGTGCCcatgttcctgtgctctctgtCCGTGATGCTGTTTACATACTCGCGAATCCTACAGGCCCTGCGCATTCGCATTGGACACCCACCCAGATCTCAGAGGGATGCCCGGCGGCCTGCCCAGCGCCTTTGGCAGCGACGCAAGAGGTCAGCAAAGTCGCCGGATCACACGACAAGGACTACACCCATCTCCCCTCCTCCTCTCTCTACTGGACCACTCGTGGTCTCAGACACCATTACCACAGTGACCATGAACACAGAGACCAACACGCCCTCGATGAACACTCCGCTTAGTCCAACCCCCACAATATCCATAGTGACCACGCCTTTGAGTCCGACCCCTACAATAGGCTTGTCCTTGGTGTCAACACCCTTGAGTCCTAGCCGTTCATTACCCACCATAACCACACCtctaaatcttaacctaaacgCATCCACAGTAACCACACCCCTGCACTCTAGCTGCAACACAGCCATATCCACCATGACCACATCAATGAACTCTAACACTCCGACTACATCCTCTATTACCTCACCTGTTACCCCTAACCCAGCTATATCTTTCACATCTACACCTCTCAGCCCTAGCTCTGCTATATCCACCATAACCTCTCCTCTTAGTCCGAACCCAACTGTGTCCACCATAGCCACACCTTTAAGTCCCACTCCCACCGTATCCCTTGCCACCACACCACAGAGTCTTCCTCGTGTGCACAACCCTCCTAGTGTTGGTGTGGGGGCCTCGGTATCTGCCATCCTGGCTCTGCGCCGAGCTGTGAGACGTCACAGGGACCGGCGGGAGCGCCAGAAGCGTGTCTTTCGAATGTCCGTGATCATCATCCTCTCCTTCCTGCTGTGCTGGGCACCTCTTTCCATTACACCCCTTCTCCTGCTGGCCATAGGTCCCTCTGACTGGCTGGAGCGCCTGAGGCTGTGCTTTCTGGTGCTTGCCTACTGGACGGTGGTGCTGCATCCGCTGCTGTATGCGTTCACACGCCAGAAACTGCGCAAAGTTCTGCACACACGTCTCCGCAGGCTGcgcacaaacaccacacacacgctCATTCGGACCAATACCAGGAACCGGCGCAAACTAAGGGCAGACTGCAGCGATGCTACTGACCGCTGCCTAACGGAAGCCACcagggagtga